The following are encoded together in the Raineyella sp. LH-20 genome:
- a CDS encoding 4-(cytidine 5'-diphospho)-2-C-methyl-D-erythritol kinase, whose translation MAEPLAPAPAASRPGSVRVRVPGKINLALCVGPRRDDGFHDLATVFQSVSLADELTAAPAPAGVVTVAVHGPGADLVGAPEDNLAVRAARLLAATYAPQAGAHLEIAKGIPVAGGMAGGSADAAAALLACDRLWGLGLPTEALLDLAATLGSDVPFTLLGGTAVGHGRGERLAPVEVDHTFHWVLVTSPDGLSTPAVFRRFDELHPPDTVPAPVVPDGLLAALAAGDPVALGAALRNDLAAPALELRPDLADVLAAGTSAGAVGAMVSGSGPTCAFLARDAAHATGVAATLQDRLPGRTVYVVVAPASIGFPHAGRG comes from the coding sequence GTGGCTGAACCGCTCGCCCCAGCCCCGGCGGCGTCGCGACCGGGGAGCGTACGGGTCCGGGTGCCCGGCAAGATCAACCTCGCGCTGTGCGTCGGCCCGCGCCGCGACGACGGGTTCCACGACCTCGCCACCGTCTTCCAGTCGGTGTCCCTGGCCGACGAGCTCACCGCAGCCCCCGCGCCGGCCGGCGTCGTCACGGTCGCGGTGCACGGCCCTGGGGCCGACCTGGTCGGCGCGCCCGAGGACAACCTGGCCGTCCGCGCCGCGCGGCTGCTCGCTGCGACGTACGCTCCACAGGCCGGCGCCCACCTGGAGATCGCCAAGGGCATCCCGGTGGCCGGGGGGATGGCCGGCGGATCCGCCGACGCCGCCGCAGCGCTGCTGGCCTGCGACCGGCTGTGGGGCCTCGGGCTACCCACCGAGGCGTTGCTCGACCTGGCGGCCACGCTGGGCAGCGACGTGCCGTTCACCCTGCTCGGCGGCACCGCTGTCGGCCACGGCCGCGGCGAGCGCCTCGCCCCTGTCGAGGTCGACCACACGTTCCACTGGGTGCTGGTGACGTCGCCCGACGGGCTGTCCACTCCGGCGGTCTTCCGCCGCTTCGACGAGCTTCACCCGCCGGACACGGTGCCGGCGCCGGTGGTCCCGGACGGACTGCTGGCGGCGCTGGCGGCGGGGGACCCGGTCGCCCTCGGCGCGGCCTTGCGGAACGACCTCGCCGCGCCCGCCCTCGAGCTGCGCCCCGACCTCGCCGATGTGTTGGCTGCCGGGACCTCGGCCGGGGCGGTCGGCGCGATGGTGTCCGGCTCCGGGCCGACCTGTGCCTTCCTGGCGCGCGACGCCGCGCACGCGACCGGGGTCGCGGCGACGCTGCAGGACCGGCTGCCCGGTCGAACCGTGTATGTCGTGGTGGCACCCGCGTCGATAGGATTCCCGCATGCAGGACGAGGTTGA
- a CDS encoding sulfurtransferase, whose translation MRVLISAQELGERISCGEAPVLLDVRWVLGDPYGQQQYREGHIPGAVYVDLNAELAAPAHPLEGRHPLPDPADLQAAARRWGLRDGDTVVAYDASGAMAAARAWWLLRWAGFGAVQVLDGGLAAWRAAGLPLEAGEVTPAPGDVVLGHGQMPVIPLDGVLAAAEAVLLDARAGERFRGETEPIDPYAGHIPGAVSAPTGDNLGPDGCFLPAVELRRRFEALGVRDGVPVGVYCGSGVTAAHEIAALAIAGFDAALYPGSWSQWSNHEELPRAVGAEA comes from the coding sequence ATGAGGGTGTTGATCAGTGCCCAGGAGCTGGGCGAGCGGATCTCCTGCGGCGAGGCGCCGGTGCTGCTCGACGTGCGGTGGGTGTTGGGTGATCCGTACGGTCAGCAGCAGTACCGGGAGGGGCACATCCCCGGTGCCGTGTACGTGGATCTCAACGCCGAACTGGCCGCGCCAGCCCATCCACTGGAGGGCCGCCATCCGTTGCCCGACCCGGCCGACCTGCAGGCGGCGGCGCGGCGCTGGGGTCTGCGGGACGGTGACACCGTCGTGGCGTACGACGCGTCCGGTGCGATGGCCGCGGCCCGGGCCTGGTGGCTGCTGCGATGGGCCGGGTTCGGGGCGGTGCAGGTGCTGGACGGCGGCCTGGCGGCTTGGCGGGCGGCGGGCTTGCCGCTGGAGGCCGGCGAGGTCACCCCGGCGCCCGGGGACGTGGTGCTCGGGCACGGGCAGATGCCGGTCATTCCGCTGGACGGTGTGCTCGCTGCGGCGGAGGCCGTGCTGCTGGACGCCCGGGCCGGGGAGCGCTTTCGCGGAGAGACCGAGCCGATCGATCCGTACGCCGGCCACATCCCCGGCGCGGTGAGCGCGCCGACCGGGGACAATCTGGGGCCCGACGGGTGCTTCTTGCCCGCGGTGGAGCTGCGTCGGCGATTCGAGGCGCTGGGCGTACGTGATGGGGTGCCGGTCGGGGTCTACTGTGGGTCCGGGGTGACCGCCGCCCACGAGATCGCGGCGCTGGCGATCGCGGGTTTCGACGCGGCGCTGTACCCGGGGTCGTGGTCGCAGTGGTCGAACCACGAGGAGCTGCCCCGAGCAGTGGGCGCCGAGGCGTGA
- a CDS encoding DUF2809 domain-containing protein — MTPVLPGRVGRRRIGAAIALLAVIVAGLLTHLLVPGSAATDIAGDALYAAAAYLAIVVLAPRLRLLTVACLAAVWCIAVELFQLTGVPLAVGARFSPAFLVLGSTFAVRDLVVYVVAVAALAAGDAAVLRSGVGGSPWGGETPESPVDRTSLDAGVAQPPRRDR, encoded by the coding sequence ATGACGCCTGTGCTTCCCGGCCGCGTCGGCCGCCGCCGGATCGGTGCGGCGATCGCCCTCCTCGCGGTGATCGTCGCGGGACTCCTGACCCATCTGCTGGTGCCGGGCTCCGCTGCCACCGACATCGCCGGCGACGCCTTGTACGCCGCTGCCGCGTACCTGGCGATCGTCGTCCTCGCCCCCCGCCTCCGGCTGCTCACCGTCGCCTGCCTCGCCGCCGTGTGGTGCATCGCCGTCGAGCTGTTCCAGCTCACCGGCGTCCCGCTGGCCGTCGGCGCCCGCTTCAGCCCCGCGTTCCTCGTTCTGGGTTCCACCTTCGCTGTGCGCGACCTCGTCGTCTACGTCGTGGCGGTGGCGGCACTGGCAGCGGGCGACGCGGCGGTCCTACGTTCCGGTGTCGGCGGAAGTCCATGGGGTGGCGAGACCCCGGAGAGCCCCGTGGACCGTACGTCGCTCGACGCCGGGGTGGCGCAGCCACCGCGGCGGGACCGGTAG
- a CDS encoding class I SAM-dependent DNA methyltransferase: MGADTPALRKARGAFFTPEPIAEYVVKWAVRSSDDVILEPSCGEAAFLLAAGNRLDDLGLGSGELHGAELHEQSAETARDRLAARGHQADIRTGDFFAMTPTPRFDVVVGNPPYVRYQDFSGVSRVRSRQAALRAGVALTQLASSWAAFVVHSALFLRQGGRIGLVVPAELLSVNYAAPVRQFLMGRFASVRLVHFLERVFGSDVQEEVVLLLADGYDPDGPGTDHCELYEAQNAAALSGQLAARKWAPETPASKWTDSLVGSTGLTAYQDVLGSPAFTTLEQWGDTSLGIVTGNNKFFALSPARVAELGIPRRDLMRLSPPGSSHLRGMTISTSALTELGNRGSSVWLFRPNGAPSEASAAYIAAGEMAGVDRAYKCRVRSPWWRVPLPAQKRPADLFLTYMNADTVRLCANTAKAWGLNSIHGVYLRSEYRGLADLLAVASLNSVTMLGAEIVGRAYGGGVLKMEPREADAWPMPAPELVLEHADALTVVRSQLGRVLRSGQIGEAAKLVDDAFLVRSVGLSRSTVAEVREARQSLSDRRKARGRA; this comes from the coding sequence ATGGGCGCAGACACACCGGCACTGAGGAAGGCCCGCGGGGCGTTCTTCACACCCGAGCCCATCGCGGAGTACGTCGTGAAGTGGGCAGTGCGCAGCTCCGATGATGTCATTCTGGAGCCGTCCTGCGGGGAGGCCGCTTTTCTCCTTGCGGCCGGCAATCGCCTCGACGACCTCGGGTTGGGGTCCGGTGAGCTTCACGGTGCGGAGCTTCACGAACAGTCCGCAGAGACAGCCCGTGACCGTCTCGCTGCGCGTGGCCACCAGGCCGACATCCGCACGGGGGACTTCTTCGCGATGACCCCGACGCCACGGTTCGACGTGGTCGTGGGTAATCCTCCGTACGTCCGGTATCAGGACTTCTCGGGGGTCTCCCGGGTTCGGTCGCGTCAAGCTGCGCTGCGCGCCGGTGTGGCACTAACACAGCTGGCCTCCTCGTGGGCCGCGTTCGTGGTGCACTCGGCGCTGTTCCTCCGCCAGGGTGGGCGTATCGGATTGGTTGTGCCTGCCGAACTGCTGAGCGTCAATTACGCCGCGCCTGTGCGGCAATTCCTCATGGGTCGCTTTGCATCTGTGCGGCTGGTCCACTTCCTTGAGCGTGTGTTCGGTTCTGACGTGCAGGAGGAGGTCGTGCTGCTCCTCGCCGACGGCTACGACCCTGACGGCCCCGGCACCGACCACTGTGAGCTGTACGAGGCTCAGAACGCGGCAGCATTGAGCGGTCAGCTGGCGGCCAGGAAATGGGCCCCCGAGACCCCCGCCAGCAAGTGGACCGACTCGCTGGTGGGCTCGACAGGCCTCACGGCTTACCAGGATGTCCTCGGTTCGCCAGCGTTCACGACGCTGGAGCAATGGGGCGACACGTCGCTCGGCATCGTCACCGGCAACAACAAGTTCTTCGCGCTATCGCCCGCTCGCGTGGCCGAGTTGGGGATCCCCCGACGTGACCTGATGCGGCTTTCGCCGCCCGGGTCGTCCCACCTGCGCGGAATGACCATCAGTACCTCAGCTCTCACCGAGCTGGGTAATCGAGGCTCCTCGGTCTGGCTGTTTCGACCGAACGGTGCCCCATCGGAGGCGTCAGCTGCCTACATCGCTGCGGGCGAGATGGCAGGAGTTGACCGGGCCTACAAGTGCCGGGTGCGTTCCCCATGGTGGCGTGTTCCGCTGCCAGCCCAAAAGCGGCCAGCCGATCTGTTCTTGACCTACATGAACGCAGACACCGTGCGGCTTTGCGCGAACACCGCCAAAGCATGGGGGCTCAACTCCATCCACGGCGTCTATCTGCGGTCCGAGTACCGAGGACTCGCCGACCTGCTCGCCGTCGCCTCGCTCAACTCCGTGACCATGCTTGGGGCAGAGATTGTCGGCCGCGCCTACGGGGGCGGAGTGTTGAAGATGGAACCACGCGAGGCCGATGCGTGGCCTATGCCCGCCCCCGAACTGGTGCTCGAGCATGCCGATGCATTAACCGTGGTTCGAAGCCAGCTAGGCCGTGTGCTGCGGAGCGGCCAGATCGGTGAGGCAGCCAAGCTTGTCGATGACGCCTTCCTCGTTCGGTCCGTCGGCCTGTCACGGTCAACTGTTGCGGAAGTCAGAGAGGCGCGTCAGAGTCTCTCGGATCGTCGGAAGGCACGCGGTCGTGCGTGA
- a CDS encoding MerR family transcriptional regulator, translated as MRLSELSRRSAVPTATIKYYLREGLLPPGRLTSATQAQYDEGHLSRLRLVRALVGPGGLSIATVRSVLAAIDDPPESPLELLGRATELLSASPGDCGGAETDGGETDGGETGGTGDPVARRTVAALGWSVAEGSGAMVELAAALDAIDEAQLTLLEGGVARYAEVLHGLAVEEVATVPDDSPEAAVRQVVLGTVLIEPLLLALRRLALQDAAGRRFGQSRTGSGSQSRGV; from the coding sequence GTGCGTCTCTCCGAGTTGTCCCGTCGCAGTGCGGTCCCCACCGCAACGATCAAGTACTACCTGCGGGAGGGGCTGCTGCCGCCGGGCCGGCTGACCTCGGCCACCCAGGCCCAGTACGACGAGGGGCACCTGTCCCGACTGCGACTGGTCCGGGCGCTGGTCGGGCCGGGTGGGTTGTCGATCGCGACGGTGCGGTCCGTGCTCGCGGCGATCGACGACCCGCCGGAGTCACCGTTGGAGCTGCTCGGCCGGGCGACCGAGCTGCTGTCGGCGTCGCCGGGGGACTGTGGCGGCGCAGAGACCGACGGCGGAGAGACCGACGGCGGAGAGACGGGCGGCACAGGGGATCCGGTGGCGCGGCGTACGGTCGCCGCCCTCGGCTGGTCGGTCGCCGAGGGGAGCGGGGCGATGGTAGAGCTGGCGGCGGCGCTGGACGCCATCGACGAGGCGCAGCTCACCCTGCTCGAGGGCGGGGTGGCGCGCTACGCCGAGGTCCTCCATGGGCTGGCGGTCGAGGAGGTGGCCACCGTGCCGGACGACTCGCCGGAGGCGGCCGTGCGCCAGGTCGTGTTGGGCACGGTGCTGATCGAGCCGTTGCTGTTGGCGTTGCGGCGGCTGGCGCTGCAGGATGCCGCTGGGCGACGGTTCGGCCAGTCCCGCACGGGGTCGGGGTCTCAGTCCCGCGGGGTGTAA
- a CDS encoding MarR family winged helix-turn-helix transcriptional regulator, giving the protein MQDEVDRLIADWSRERPDLDLAPMQVLSRVTRVAKQLDHARSSAFALHDIVSWEFDVLAALRRSGEPYQLSPGRLLQETMVTSGTMTNRVDRLAARGLVQRGPDPHDGRGVVVSLTAAGLATVDGALVDLLGAERRILAVLPDADATQLADLLRALAGELERPTQAI; this is encoded by the coding sequence ATGCAGGACGAGGTTGATCGGCTCATCGCCGACTGGAGTCGCGAGCGTCCCGACCTCGACCTCGCGCCGATGCAGGTGCTGAGTCGTGTCACCCGGGTCGCCAAGCAGCTCGATCATGCGCGCAGTTCCGCCTTCGCCCTGCACGACATCGTCTCGTGGGAGTTCGACGTGCTGGCCGCGCTGCGCCGCTCGGGGGAGCCCTATCAGCTGTCCCCGGGGCGGCTGCTGCAGGAGACGATGGTCACCTCCGGCACGATGACCAACCGGGTCGACCGGCTCGCCGCCCGCGGGCTGGTCCAGCGCGGCCCCGACCCGCACGACGGACGCGGTGTCGTGGTCAGCCTGACCGCCGCCGGCCTGGCGACCGTCGACGGGGCACTGGTCGACCTGCTCGGGGCGGAGCGGCGGATCCTGGCGGTGCTGCCGGATGCCGATGCGACGCAGCTGGCCGACCTGTTGCGGGCGTTGGCCGGGGAGCTGGAACGGCCGACCCAGGCGATCTGA
- a CDS encoding TetR/AcrR family transcriptional regulator — translation MTGTKTPSSPSPAPGGDMRPARTREGRTRMTAAQRREQLITVARVLFAEKGVEGTTVEEIAASAQVSKPVVYEHFGGKEGLYAVIVDREQRTLLEAIRSGIDRAKGPRRKVEAGTLALLDYIETNPDGFRIISRDAPTGSTGTSFATILSDVASQVEDILGDEFRRRGLKEEMAPMYAQMLVGMIAYTGQWWLDERDQDRATVASNILNLAWNGLSRMVRDPGLYTPRD, via the coding sequence GTGACCGGCACCAAGACTCCCTCGTCACCCTCCCCCGCGCCCGGCGGCGACATGCGCCCCGCGCGCACCCGCGAGGGGCGCACCCGGATGACCGCGGCACAGCGCCGCGAACAGCTCATCACCGTGGCCCGGGTGCTGTTCGCCGAGAAGGGTGTGGAGGGCACCACCGTCGAGGAGATCGCGGCCAGCGCCCAGGTCTCCAAGCCCGTCGTCTACGAGCACTTCGGCGGCAAGGAGGGCCTCTACGCGGTGATCGTCGACCGCGAACAACGTACGTTGCTGGAGGCGATCCGGTCGGGCATCGACCGGGCCAAGGGGCCGCGCCGCAAGGTCGAGGCCGGCACCCTGGCGCTGCTCGACTACATCGAGACCAATCCCGACGGGTTCCGGATCATCTCCCGCGATGCGCCGACGGGCTCCACCGGGACGTCGTTCGCGACCATCCTCTCCGACGTCGCCTCGCAGGTGGAGGACATCCTCGGTGACGAGTTCCGCCGCCGCGGGCTCAAGGAGGAGATGGCCCCGATGTACGCCCAGATGCTGGTGGGGATGATCGCCTACACCGGACAGTGGTGGCTCGACGAACGTGACCAGGACCGGGCCACCGTCGCCTCCAACATCCTCAATCTCGCCTGGAACGGCCTGTCGCGGATGGTCCGCGATCCCGGCCTTTACACCCCGCGGGACTGA
- the rsmA gene encoding 16S rRNA (adenine(1518)-N(6)/adenine(1519)-N(6))-dimethyltransferase RsmA has translation MLDPSTVRALSAELALRPTKTRGQNFVTDANTVRRIVALAELRADDRVVEVGPGLGSLTLGLLEAAGSVVAIEIDELLAGRLPRTVADRAPQQADRFTLVVADALDVTALPAPAPTALVANLPYNVSVPVILHLLALFPSIERGLVMVQSEVADRLVAGPGSRTYGVPSAKVAWYAEATRVGNVPPTVFWPVPNVDSGLVRITRRPAPPTSATREQVFAVIDAAFAQRRKMLRAALAGLFGSSAAASEALQAAGIDPTSRGETLTVADFAAIAEQVAIRG, from the coding sequence CTGCTGGATCCCAGCACGGTGCGGGCCCTCAGTGCTGAACTGGCCCTGCGCCCGACCAAGACCCGAGGGCAGAACTTCGTCACCGACGCGAACACCGTCCGCCGGATCGTGGCGCTGGCGGAGTTGCGGGCCGACGACCGGGTGGTCGAGGTGGGGCCAGGACTCGGCTCGCTGACCCTCGGTCTGCTCGAGGCGGCCGGCTCGGTCGTCGCGATCGAGATCGACGAGCTGCTCGCCGGGCGGCTGCCGCGGACGGTGGCCGACCGCGCCCCCCAGCAGGCCGACCGGTTCACCCTGGTCGTCGCCGACGCGCTCGACGTCACCGCGCTGCCGGCCCCGGCGCCGACCGCGCTGGTCGCCAACCTGCCGTACAACGTGTCGGTGCCGGTGATCCTGCACCTGCTGGCGCTGTTCCCCTCGATCGAGCGGGGGCTGGTGATGGTGCAGTCGGAGGTCGCCGACCGACTGGTCGCCGGACCGGGATCGCGGACGTACGGCGTCCCCAGCGCCAAGGTGGCGTGGTACGCCGAGGCCACCCGGGTGGGCAACGTGCCGCCCACCGTCTTCTGGCCGGTGCCGAACGTCGACTCCGGCCTGGTGCGGATCACTCGCCGTCCCGCTCCGCCGACCTCCGCCACCCGGGAACAGGTGTTCGCGGTGATCGACGCCGCCTTCGCCCAGCGCCGCAAGATGCTGCGGGCCGCGCTGGCCGGTCTCTTCGGCTCGTCGGCGGCGGCGAGCGAGGCACTGCAGGCGGCCGGGATCGACCCGACCTCGCGCGGCGAGACGCTCACCGTCGCGGACTTCGCCGCGATCGCCGAGCAGGTGGCCATCCGTGGCTGA
- a CDS encoding DUF4188 domain-containing protein, with translation MAAPNRGRMTHDYEGELVVFLIGMTINTWWRPDRWLPVFLAMPRMIRELSQDRDSGLLGYRLVFDPRGPWLVQYWNSLDKLYAYASDPRATHRPAWAAYNRRARTAKGAVGIWHETFPVVHAESIYVDAPRQGLARATGIRPVTARLDTARQRMGEPPA, from the coding sequence ATGGCCGCACCCAACCGGGGTCGGATGACCCATGACTACGAGGGCGAGCTGGTCGTCTTCCTGATCGGCATGACCATCAACACCTGGTGGCGGCCGGACCGCTGGCTGCCGGTCTTCCTGGCGATGCCCCGGATGATCCGGGAACTGTCCCAGGACCGGGACTCCGGTCTCCTCGGCTACCGGCTGGTCTTCGATCCGCGCGGGCCATGGTTGGTGCAGTACTGGAACAGCCTGGACAAGCTGTACGCCTACGCCAGTGATCCGCGGGCCACCCATCGCCCGGCGTGGGCGGCCTACAACCGCCGCGCCCGCACCGCGAAGGGAGCGGTGGGCATATGGCACGAGACCTTCCCGGTCGTCCACGCCGAGTCGATCTACGTCGACGCGCCGCGGCAGGGACTCGCCAGGGCGACCGGGATCCGCCCGGTCACCGCACGGCTCGACACCGCCCGGCAGCGGATGGGTGAGCCGCCGGCCTGA